In the genome of Osmerus mordax isolate fOsmMor3 chromosome 15, fOsmMor3.pri, whole genome shotgun sequence, one region contains:
- the gcm2 gene encoding chorion-specific transcription factor GCMb: MVAYKSVKLLRIFTMSKSSDQFDDPDCVCSFGMKLTWDINDPKLPQDTKQFDAFQEWTDGYVRYIYNGEDKNAQRHLSGWAMRNTNNHNCQILKKSCLGVVVCSRNCTLADGSKLQLRPAICDKARQKQQKKLCPSCSSGLELLPCRGHSGYPVTNFWRVDGKSIFFQAKGVHDHPRPESKSETEARRSAVKRRMSSPHFSQKRRLVEPERFPEMTGPFANLHPLSCMEGPERFSIIAESNFPLQTQHYAPFQSPEPYKFAYDSHSAMGETPPMLQKPANHRLYMPRPSCGYDFAVPGYLGSGSYTPLYNKDPSSPQPESSEPGKPTPGLVSSSTPHPSSSYDAPPSKHHGWKPLLGKGTPYGERGDYDHHYYNPEYPCRYPGPAPGSPAALQTIITTTTKVSYQPCPKPNLLPACSSLLDDANQTSYSEDSGVIKSALSYQPEALPLPAKVERPDSFEGYRYSSYSTSYPDRVTHPFRYEGGEY, encoded by the exons ATGGTTGCCTACAAGAGCGTCAAATTGTTGAGAATCTTCACAATGTCAAAATCGTCGGATCAGTTTGATGACCCTGACTGTGTCTGCTCCTTCGGTATGAAGTTAACCTGGGATATTAACGACCCAAAATTGCCTCAG GATACCAAGCAGTTTGACGCTTTTCAGGAATGGACGGATGGGTATGTTCGTTACATCTACAATGGCGAGGATAAGAACGCTCAGCGGCACCTGAGCGGATGGGCAATGCGCAAtaccaacaaccacaactgtcAGATTCTTAAGAAATCTTGCCTCGGCGTCGTAGTGTGTTCACGGAACTGCACGCTGGCGGATGGAAGCAAACTGCAACTGAGACCGGCTATCTGTGATAAAGCACGACAAAAACAACAGA AGAAGCTATGTCCTAGTTGTAGCTCTGGACTGGAGCTGCTACCTTGTCGCGGACACAGCGGTTACCCAGTCACCAACTTCTGGCGAGTGGACGGAAAATCTATATTTTTCCAG GCTAAAGGTGTCCATGACCACCCAAGGCCAGAGAGCAAGTCTGAGACGGAGGCCAGGAGGAGTGCTGTTAAGAGAAGGAtgtcctctcctcacttctctcaGAAGAGACGGCTGGTGGAGCCAGAG AGGTTCCCTGAAATGACTGGTCCGTTCGCCAATCTGCATCCGCTGTCCTGTATGGAAGGTCCTGAGCGCTTCAGCATCATTGCTGAGTCTAACTTCCCCCTGCAAACTCAGCACTATGCCCCATTCCAGAGCCCTGAGCCATACAAGTTTGCCTACGACTCCCATAGTGCCATGGGGGAGACCCCACCCATGCTGCAGAAGCCGGCCAACCACCGACTGTACATGCCTCGCCCCTCCTGTGGTTATGACTTTGCTGTACCGGGGTACCTGGGCTCAGGCTCCTACACACCCCTCTACAACAAGGACCCCAGCAGCCCCCAGCCTGAGAGCTCTGAGCCTGGCAAGCCCACCCCAGGCCTGGTGTCCAgctccacaccccaccccagcaGCAGCTATGATGCCCCCCCCAGCAAGCACCATGGCTGGAAGCCTCTGTTGGGGAAAGGCACTCCCTATGGAGAGCGAGGTGATTATGACCACCACTACTACAACCCTGAGTACCCCTGCCGCTACCCGGGGCCAGCACCCGgctcccctgctgccctgcagACCATCATCACAACCACCACCAAGGTGTCCTACCAGCCCTGCCCCAAACCCAACCTGCTGCCAGCATGCAGCTCCCTGTTGGATGATGCCAACCAGACATCCTACTCTGAGGACTCTGGCGTCATCAAGTCTGCCCTCTCATATCAGCCAGAGGCCTTGCCTCTGCCTGCCAAGGTAGAGCGTCCGGACAGCTTCGAAGGCTACAGATACAGCAGCTACTCAACCAGCTACCCTGACCGGGTGACTCACCCCTTCAGATACGAGGGAGGGGAGTACTGA